A region of Saccharococcus thermophilus DNA encodes the following proteins:
- the radA gene encoding DNA repair protein RadA: MGKKKTKFVCQECGYESAKWLGRCPGCNTWNSMVEEIERVKPSTRGVFVHSAPDALAKPVPITTVTTTQEPRMQTNMSEFNRVLGGGIVKGSLVLIGGDPGIGKSTLLLQVSAQLAAMQHKVLYISGEESIKQMKLRADRLHVASDQLYVLAEADLEYIVEAIDHIHPACVIIDSIQTVYRADITSAPGSVAQVRECTAELMKIAKTKGIAIFIVGHVTKEGAIAGPRILEHMVDTVLYFEGERHHTYRILRAVKNRFGSTNEIGIFEMRDVGLAEVENPSEVFLEERSRGAAGSTVVAAMEGTRPVLVEIQALVSPTSFGNPRRMATGIDHNRVSLLMAVLEKRVGLLLQNQDAYLKVAGGVKLDEPAIDLAIAVSIASSFRDQPTNPSDVIIGEVGLTGEVRRVSRIEQRVQEAVKLGFSRIIIPKNNLMGWNPPKHITVIGVSHVSEALEYTLQ; the protein is encoded by the coding sequence ATGGGGAAAAAGAAAACAAAATTCGTTTGTCAAGAATGCGGTTACGAATCAGCAAAATGGCTTGGGAGATGCCCGGGATGCAATACTTGGAATTCCATGGTCGAGGAAATCGAGCGGGTAAAGCCATCAACAAGAGGCGTGTTTGTCCATTCTGCGCCTGACGCCTTGGCTAAACCTGTGCCGATTACTACGGTAACGACCACACAGGAACCGCGTATGCAAACGAATATGTCGGAATTTAACCGTGTGTTAGGCGGAGGGATTGTGAAAGGGTCGCTCGTGTTAATTGGCGGGGATCCTGGTATTGGAAAATCCACACTTCTTTTACAGGTTTCTGCGCAGCTTGCTGCGATGCAACATAAAGTATTATATATTTCCGGCGAAGAATCGATTAAGCAAATGAAGCTTCGCGCCGACCGTCTCCATGTCGCCTCTGATCAATTATATGTGTTAGCGGAGGCAGATTTGGAATATATTGTAGAAGCAATAGACCATATTCATCCTGCGTGTGTAATCATTGATTCCATTCAAACGGTGTATCGCGCCGATATTACATCCGCTCCGGGAAGCGTGGCACAGGTGCGTGAATGCACGGCAGAATTAATGAAAATCGCGAAAACGAAAGGAATTGCCATTTTTATCGTCGGACATGTGACGAAAGAGGGGGCCATTGCCGGTCCAAGAATTTTAGAACATATGGTTGATACCGTTCTTTATTTCGAAGGAGAACGTCACCATACGTATCGGATTTTGCGGGCGGTGAAAAACCGTTTCGGCTCGACGAACGAAATCGGCATTTTCGAAATGAGGGATGTAGGGCTTGCCGAAGTTGAAAACCCTTCGGAAGTGTTTTTAGAAGAACGTTCCCGCGGTGCAGCAGGTTCAACCGTTGTCGCGGCGATGGAAGGAACTCGCCCTGTATTAGTCGAAATTCAAGCGTTAGTATCTCCAACGAGCTTTGGCAATCCACGGCGGATGGCGACAGGAATCGATCATAACCGTGTTTCTTTATTAATGGCCGTATTGGAAAAAAGGGTCGGTCTTCTTTTACAAAATCAGGACGCTTACTTGAAAGTAGCGGGGGGCGTGAAACTCGATGAACCAGCGATCGATTTGGCGATTGCTGTCAGCATTGCCTCCAGCTTTCGCGACCAGCCGACAAATCCGTCTGATGTAATTATCGGCGAGGTCGGTTTGACCGGAGAAGTGCGACGAGTGTCCCGCATTGAGCAGCGCGTGCAAGAGGCAGTCAAATTAGGATTTTCCCGTATTATTATTCCAAAAAATAATTTAATGGGCTGGAATCCTCCGAAACATATTACAGTCATCGGGGTATCCCATGTTTCGGAAGCGTTGGAGTATACGTTGCAGTAA
- a CDS encoding protein arginine kinase encodes MSFEKFFNTAVSSWMSQEGPDSDIVLSSRIRLARNLVDFRFPTVFSSEEAQQIVSLFEQTFAYRSYHPVGRFELLKMSELQPIEKRVLVEKHLISPLLAEDSPFGACLLSENEEVSIMINEEDHIRIQCLFPGLQLTEALEAANELDDWIEEHVNYAFDEKLGYLTSCPTNVGTGMRASVMMHLPALVLTQQMNRIIPAINQLGLVVRGTYGEGSEALGNIFQISNQITLGKSEEDIVEDLKSIVQQLIAQERMAREALVKTLNIQLEDRVFRSYGILANCRMIESKEAAQCLSDVRLGIDLGYIKNISRNILNELMILTQPGFLQQYAGGVLRPEERDVRRAALIRERLKMEEKKHGG; translated from the coding sequence ATGTCATTTGAAAAGTTTTTTAATACAGCCGTTAGTTCTTGGATGAGCCAGGAAGGTCCTGATTCTGACATCGTATTAAGCAGCCGCATCCGCTTGGCAAGAAACCTTGTTGATTTCCGCTTTCCAACCGTGTTTAGCAGCGAAGAGGCACAGCAAATCGTTTCCTTGTTTGAACAAACATTTGCCTATCGTTCTTACCATCCAGTCGGCCGTTTTGAACTGCTGAAAATGTCCGAGCTTCAGCCGATCGAAAAAAGGGTATTGGTAGAAAAGCACTTAATTAGCCCGCTTTTGGCGGAAGATTCTCCATTCGGGGCCTGTCTGCTTTCCGAAAATGAAGAAGTAAGCATTATGATTAACGAAGAAGACCATATTCGCATTCAATGCTTATTCCCAGGATTGCAATTAACGGAAGCATTGGAAGCAGCGAACGAACTGGACGATTGGATTGAAGAACATGTGAATTATGCGTTTGATGAAAAACTCGGCTATTTAACAAGCTGTCCAACTAACGTTGGAACAGGGATGCGCGCTTCTGTGATGATGCATCTTCCGGCGCTCGTTTTAACACAGCAAATGAATCGTATTATTCCGGCTATTAATCAATTAGGATTGGTAGTACGAGGGACATATGGAGAAGGGAGCGAAGCTTTAGGAAATATATTTCAAATATCAAACCAAATTACATTAGGAAAATCAGAAGAAGATATTGTCGAAGATTTAAAAAGCATCGTTCAACAATTAATCGCTCAAGAAAGAATGGCAAGGGAGGCATTAGTCAAAACTTTAAACATACAATTAGAAGACAGAGTATTCCGTTCGTATGGAATATTGGCCAACTGCCGGATGATTGAATCGAAAGAAGCAGCACAATGTTTGTCCGACGTGCGCTTAGGGATTGATTTAGGATATATTAAAAATATTTCACGCAATATTTTAAATGAGTTAATGATTTTGACACAGCCTGGATTTTTGCAACAGTATGCTGGCGGCGTATTAAGACCGGAGGAGAGAGACGTCCGGCGGGCTGCGTTGATACGGGAACGCCTAAAAATGGAAGAGAAAAAACATGGAGGGTGA
- a CDS encoding CtsR family transcriptional regulator, whose protein sequence is MPNISDIIEQYLKQVLNMSDKDIVEIKRSEIASKFQCVPSQINYVINTRFTLERGYIVESKRGGGGYIRIMKVKAKSEAQLIDQLLELVGHRLSQSNAEDIIERLIEEKVISKREAKIMLSVMDRSVLYIDLPQRDELRARMLKAMLTSLKYK, encoded by the coding sequence GTGCCAAACATTTCAGACATTATCGAGCAATATCTAAAACAAGTATTAAATATGAGTGACAAAGACATTGTCGAGATTAAACGTAGTGAAATTGCCAGTAAATTTCAGTGCGTTCCGTCACAAATTAATTACGTGATCAATACCAGGTTTACACTCGAGAGAGGGTATATTGTCGAGAGCAAACGCGGAGGCGGCGGCTATATCCGCATTATGAAAGTGAAAGCCAAAAGCGAGGCGCAATTAATTGATCAATTGCTCGAATTAGTCGGACATCGTCTCAGCCAATCCAATGCGGAAGACATTATTGAGCGCCTTATCGAGGAAAAAGTCATTTCTAAGCGGGAAGCAAAGATCATGTTAAGCGTGATGGATCGCTCTGTTTTATATATTGATTTGCCGCAGCGCGATGAATTGCGGGCTCGCATGCTCAAAGCGATGCTGACATCGCTGAAATACAAATAG
- the clpC gene encoding ATP-dependent protease ATP-binding subunit ClpC: protein MMFGRFTERAQKVLALAQEEAIRLGHNNIGTEHILLGLIREGEGIAAKALMALGLGPEKIQKEVESLIGRGQEVSHTIHYTPRAKKVIELSMDEARKLGHSYVGTEHILLGLIREGEGVAARVLNNLGVSLNKARQQVLQLLGSSESVSSHSGGASHVSTPTLDSLARDLTAIAREGRLDPVIGRSKEIQRVIEVLSRRTKNNPVLIGEPGVGKTAIAEGLAQQIVNNEVPETLRDKRVMTLDMGTVVAGTKYRGEFEDRLKKVMDEIRQAGNIILFIDELHTLIGAGGAEGAIDASNILKPALARGELQCIGATTLDEYRKYIEKDAALERRFQPIYVDEPTVEESIQILKGLRDRYEAHHRVSISDEAIVQAVKLSDRYITDRFLPDKAIDLIDEACSKVRLRSFTAPPKLKELEQKLEEVRKEKDAAVQSQEFEKAASLRDMEQRLREELEETKRAWKEKQGQENSEVTVEDIAMVVSSWTGIPVAKLAQTETERLLKLEEILHSRVVGQDEAVKAVAKAVRRARAGLKDPKRPIGSFVFLGPTGVGKTELARALAEAMFGDEDALIRIDMSEYMEKHSTSRLIGSPPGYVGYEEGGQLTEKVRRKPYSVVLLDEMEKAHPDVFNILLQVLEDGRLTDSKGRTVDFRNTIIIMTSNVGADALKRNKYVGFNVQDEDQKYKDMKGKVMDELKRAFRPEFLNRIDEIIVFHSLEKQHLKQIVKLMAETLVKRLKEQDIDLELTDAAIEKIAAEGYDPEYGARPLRRALQKHIEDRLSEELLKGTIAKGQKVVVDVKDGEFVVLSEQAVM, encoded by the coding sequence ATGATGTTTGGCAGATTTACAGAACGGGCGCAAAAAGTATTAGCATTAGCCCAAGAAGAAGCGATCCGCCTTGGCCATAATAACATTGGCACGGAGCATATCTTATTGGGTCTCATCCGCGAAGGGGAAGGAATCGCAGCGAAAGCATTGATGGCGTTGGGCCTTGGCCCGGAGAAAATTCAAAAAGAAGTGGAATCATTGATTGGCCGCGGACAAGAAGTTTCCCATACGATTCACTATACACCGCGGGCGAAAAAAGTGATTGAATTGTCAATGGATGAAGCGAGAAAACTTGGTCATTCCTATGTGGGCACGGAACATATTTTACTTGGCCTTATTCGCGAAGGCGAAGGGGTTGCGGCCCGTGTACTTAACAACTTGGGAGTCAGCCTGAATAAAGCGCGCCAGCAAGTATTGCAGCTGCTTGGAAGCAGCGAATCGGTTTCGAGTCATTCCGGCGGTGCTTCCCACGTAAGTACACCGACTTTAGATAGTTTAGCGCGTGATTTAACGGCGATTGCCCGCGAAGGACGGTTGGACCCTGTCATTGGCAGAAGCAAAGAAATTCAGCGCGTAATTGAAGTGTTGAGCCGGCGCACAAAAAATAATCCGGTGCTAATCGGGGAGCCTGGCGTTGGGAAAACGGCGATTGCTGAAGGGCTTGCGCAGCAAATTGTTAATAATGAAGTGCCGGAAACGCTCCGCGATAAGCGGGTGATGACGCTGGATATGGGGACGGTTGTGGCCGGAACGAAATATCGGGGCGAATTTGAAGATCGTTTGAAAAAAGTGATGGATGAAATTCGTCAGGCCGGCAATATCATTCTTTTCATCGACGAGCTTCACACCTTGATTGGTGCCGGAGGGGCGGAAGGTGCGATTGACGCCTCGAACATTTTAAAACCGGCGCTTGCCCGTGGCGAGTTACAATGTATTGGTGCGACAACGTTGGATGAGTACCGTAAATATATCGAAAAGGACGCAGCACTAGAGCGTCGCTTCCAGCCAATTTATGTTGATGAGCCGACGGTGGAAGAATCGATTCAAATTTTAAAAGGGTTGCGTGACCGTTATGAAGCCCATCACCGCGTTTCTATTTCCGATGAAGCGATCGTTCAAGCTGTCAAATTATCCGACCGGTATATTACGGATCGTTTCCTCCCGGATAAAGCGATTGACTTAATTGATGAGGCTTGCTCGAAAGTCCGTCTTCGTTCCTTTACCGCACCGCCAAAATTGAAAGAGCTGGAACAAAAACTGGAAGAAGTGCGCAAAGAAAAAGATGCGGCAGTACAAAGCCAAGAATTTGAAAAAGCGGCTTCCTTGCGTGATATGGAACAACGGCTGCGTGAAGAACTAGAAGAGACAAAACGGGCATGGAAAGAAAAACAAGGTCAGGAAAATTCAGAGGTAACGGTTGAAGACATTGCCATGGTCGTATCAAGCTGGACAGGAATTCCAGTTGCAAAATTGGCGCAAACCGAAACCGAACGTTTGCTGAAACTAGAAGAAATTTTACATTCGCGTGTCGTTGGGCAAGACGAGGCCGTCAAAGCCGTAGCGAAAGCGGTGCGCCGTGCGCGCGCTGGATTAAAAGATCCGAAACGCCCGATTGGTTCATTTGTTTTCCTCGGACCGACAGGGGTCGGAAAAACGGAGCTGGCAAGGGCACTTGCCGAAGCAATGTTCGGCGACGAAGACGCCCTTATCCGCATCGATATGTCGGAATACATGGAGAAACACTCGACATCCCGTTTAATCGGATCGCCTCCTGGTTATGTTGGATATGAAGAAGGAGGTCAGCTGACAGAAAAAGTGCGCCGCAAGCCATATTCTGTCGTGCTTCTAGACGAAATGGAAAAAGCCCATCCGGACGTCTTTAACATTTTGCTTCAAGTGTTAGAAGATGGTCGTTTAACCGATTCGAAAGGAAGAACGGTGGATTTCCGCAATACGATTATCATTATGACGTCAAACGTCGGCGCGGACGCGCTAAAACGAAACAAATACGTCGGCTTTAACGTCCAAGATGAAGATCAGAAATACAAAGACATGAAAGGAAAAGTCATGGACGAGTTAAAGAGAGCGTTCCGTCCGGAGTTTTTAAACCGTATTGATGAAATTATCGTCTTCCATTCGCTTGAAAAACAACATTTAAAACAAATTGTCAAACTGATGGCGGAAACATTAGTAAAACGCTTAAAAGAGCAAGATATTGATTTAGAGCTGACGGATGCGGCGATTGAAAAAATTGCTGCGGAAGGATATGACCCAGAGTATGGTGCTCGGCCATTGCGCCGCGCGCTACAAAAACATATCGAAGACCGTTTGTCAGAAGAGCTGTTAAAAGGAACGATTGCAAAAGGGCAAAAAGTCGTTGTTGATGTCAAAGACGGGGAATTTGTTGTATTATCAGAACAAGCGGTAATGTAA
- a CDS encoding UvrB/UvrC motif-containing protein codes for MICQECKQRPATMHFTKIINGEKTEFHLCEQCAKEHGDMFMFYENDDFSLNNLLAGLLNFQTPMKEMTANTFPNSDILQCETCKMTYHQFTQIGRFGCSDCYRTFARYLPPILKRLHSGNSTHYGKIPKRKGGVLHLRKQLSILKQKLQELVAREEFEKAAEVRDQIRSLEYQLRQRGEEEM; via the coding sequence TTGATATGCCAAGAGTGTAAACAAAGACCGGCGACGATGCATTTTACAAAGATTATTAACGGCGAAAAAACCGAATTTCATCTTTGTGAACAATGCGCGAAAGAGCATGGAGATATGTTTATGTTTTACGAAAACGATGACTTTTCGTTAAACAATTTATTGGCCGGATTGCTTAATTTCCAAACGCCGATGAAGGAAATGACCGCCAATACGTTCCCAAACTCAGATATTTTACAGTGTGAAACATGTAAAATGACCTATCATCAATTCACCCAAATCGGGCGTTTTGGTTGCTCCGATTGTTATCGGACATTTGCGCGATATTTGCCCCCAATATTAAAAAGGCTTCATAGCGGAAATTCGACCCATTACGGAAAAATACCGAAACGAAAAGGTGGAGTACTTCACCTGCGCAAACAACTCTCCATTCTAAAACAAAAGCTACAGGAACTTGTAGCGAGAGAAGAGTTTGAAAAAGCGGCAGAAGTCCGCGACCAAATTCGCTCCTTGGAATATCAGCTGCGTCAACGCGGAGAGGAGGAAATGTAG